From Ficedula albicollis isolate OC2 chromosome 20, FicAlb1.5, whole genome shotgun sequence, one genomic window encodes:
- the CBFA2T2 gene encoding LOW QUALITY PROTEIN: protein CBFA2T2 (The sequence of the model RefSeq protein was modified relative to this genomic sequence to represent the inferred CDS: substituted 1 base at 1 genomic stop codon), giving the protein MPGSPVEVKIQSRSSPPNMPPLPPVNAGGPRPVSFTPAALPNGINHSPPTLNGAPSPPQRFSNGPSSSSSSSLTNQQLPATCGARQLSKLKRFLTTLQQFGNDISPEIGEKVRTLVLALVNSTVTIEEFHCKLQEATNFPLRPFVIPFLKANLPLLQRELLHCARAAKQTPSQYLAQHEHILLNTSTTSPADSSELLIEVNGNGKRHSPDRREDSSFEREPLPTEPPAKRVCTISPAPRHSPALTIPLMNPSGQFHPTPPPLQHYTLEDIATSHLYRDPSKMLEHREIRDRHSGLGLNGGYQDELVDHRLTEREWADEWKHLDHALNCIMEMVEKTRRSMAVLRRCQEADREELNYWKRRCSETAEPRKAGAELLSRQHSPASADSGSADSLREFSSRSGPGYVTEEIWKKAGECLRXPRRGSMSEVQKAVAEAEQKAFEMIASERARMEQTIADAKRQATEDAFLVINEQEESTESCWNCGRKASETCSGCNIARYCGSFCQHKDWERHHRICGQSLHGQSKPLALPTGRVAAAAKSLDGIPSPALEKGSATTSRSSTPASVTAIDTNGL; this is encoded by the exons ATGCCCGGGTCGCCCGTGGAAGTGAAGATCCAGTCCAGGTCCTCTCCTCCCAACATGCCGCCGCTGCCCCCCGTCAACGCCGGCGGCCCCCGGCCCGTGTCCTTCACTCCGGCCGCAC TGCCCAATGGAATAAACCATTCCCCACCAACACTGAACGGggccccatccccaccccagagGTTCAGCAACGgcccttcctcatcctcctcctcctccctgaccaaccagcagctcccagccacgTGTGGGGCCCGGCAGCTCAGCAAGCTGAAGCGCTTCCTCACCAccctgcagcagtttgggaatGACATTTCACCCGAGATTGGGGAGAAGGTCCGCACCCTCGTTCTGGCACTCGTG aATTCGACGGTGACAATCGAGGAATTTCACTGCAAGCTGCAAGAGGCGACCAACTTCCCCCTCCGGCCGTTTGTGATCCCCTTCCTGAAg GCCaacctgcctctgctgcagcgggagctgctgcactgtgcCCGCGCTGCCAAGCAAACGCCCTCCCAGTACCTGGCACAGCACGAGCACATCCTGCTCAACACCAGCACCACGTCCCCCGCTGACTCCTCCGAGCTGCTCATCGAGGTCAACGGCAATGGCAAGAGGCACAGTCCAGACAG GAGGGAAGACAGCAGCTTTGAGAGGGAGCCACTGCCGACAGAGCCTCCTGCCAAGAGGGTTTGCACCATCAGCCCCGCGCCccggcacagccctgccctcaccATCCCCCTGATGAACCCCAGCGGGCAGTTCCACCCCACCCCACCACCCCTCCAGCACTACACCTTGGAAGATATTGCCACCTCCCACCTCTACAGGGACCCCAGCAAGATGTTGGAGCACAGAGAGATCCGGGACAGGCACAGCGGGCTTG GATTGAATGGGGGCTACCAGGACGAGCTGGTGGATCACCGCCTGACGGAGCGGGAGTGGGCGGATGAGTGGAAGCATCTCGATCAC GCCCTGAACTGCATCATGGAGATGGTGGAGAAGACGCGGCGCTCCATGGCGGTGCTGCGGCGCTGCCAGGAGGCCGACAGGGAGGAGCTCAACTACTGGAAGCGGCGCTGCTCCGAGACGGCCGAGCCGCGCAAGGCGGGCGCCGAGCTGCTGAGCCGCCAGCACAGCCCCGCCAGCGCCGACTCGGGCAGCG CAGATTCCCTGCGGGAGTTCAGCAGCAGGTCAGGACCTGGCTACGTCACGGAGGAGATCTGGAAAAAAGCCGGTGAGTGTTTGCGGTGACCCCGGCGGGGATC gatgtcGGAGGTGCAGAAGGCGGTGGCCGAGGCGGAGCAGAAGGCGTTCGAGATGATCGCGTCGGAGCGCGCGCGCATGGAGCAGACCATCGCCGACGCCAAGCGCCAGGCCACCGAGGACGCCTTCCTCGTCATCAACGAGCAGGAGGAGTCCACCGAG agctgctggaactgCGGCCGCAAGGCCAGCGAGACGTGCAGCGGCTGCAACATCGCCCGGTACTGCGGCTCCTTCTGCCAGCACAAGGACTGGGAGAGGCACCACCGCATCTGTGGGCAGAGCCTGCACGGCCAGAGCaagcccctggccctgcccacgggcagggtggcagcagcagccaagagcCTCGATGGCATCCCCAGCCCGGCCCTGGAGAAGGGCTCGGCCACCACCTCGCGCTCCTCCACGCCGGCGTCCGTGACAGCCATCGACACCAACGGACTCTAG